DNA sequence from the Sardina pilchardus chromosome 23, fSarPil1.1, whole genome shotgun sequence genome:
gtgtgtgtgtgtgtgtgtgtgtgtgcacataagaTGCAGAGGGGCCCCTCATTGAGAGAGAGTAACTACAGATTTCTtgttctctattctctctcttcttttctcattctcttctctctctgtctctatctctctctcttgttctctcgctctctccctctctggttaTTGTTCCCTTCCTATTTAGATCTTATTAGATCTCCTTCTCTTTGTCCATTCACTCCCatacttcctccctctctctctctccctctctctccctccctccctccctctctctctttctctctctctctctcatggataCTTTTTTATCCTGttagtttctctctttgtctatccctccctcttctctccatcttgtttatccccctctttctctctccttctcctctctttctctctctctttctctctctctctctctctctctctctctctccctccctctcgcccaCTCCACTGCTCCTCTAATTGCCCATAATGGTGCAGAGAAGGTCAGCGGAGGTGTTCTGTACTCTCTGTgaggattagtgtgtgtgagtgtgtgtgtgtgtgtgtgtgtgtgtgtgtgtgtgtttatgtgtgtttgtgtgtgtgtatgcatgtgtgtgtgtgtgtgtgtgtgtgtgtgtgtgtgtgtgtgtgtgtgtgtgtgtgtgtgtgtgtgtctgtgtgtgtctgtgtgtgcgtttgtgtgtgtgtgtgtgtgtgtgtgtgtgtgtatgagtgcatgtatgtgcacgtgtgtgtgtgtgtgtgtgtgtgcatacgtgtgctGTGATGTCTACTTAAATGCCTAATAAAGAAGCTGCAGCCCTCAGCCTCTGTTTTAGTGACTACTCCCACACATATTAACAAGCCCCTAACATCATTGTCtaccatgtgtgtatgtgtgtgcctctctctctctgtctgtgtgtgtgtgtgtgtgtgttatattaaCAAGCCCCTAACATCATTGTCTAGACCCAAACTAATTCCCCTGCTGTTCCTATGTTTTGGACCTgttccagaaaaaaaacagttcttTTTCTTATTACTTTAAATGCAGAAACTCAGACACTTAAGTCTAAATGTTGTTGGAATATGAAATATTGTACCACAAAAGCATAAACCTTTGTAAATAaaggagaaaagtgtgtgtgagtgtgagagatcCAGCATTTGTTCCCCCAAACATCTTTTCCACTTGCAGTGCCTATCTCGGCATGTCAGCCTCGCCTGCCCACGCTAAACCGCCCACGCCCGATCCACcgcctacacacagacacacactcactcagccatAAGCTGCTTTCATTATCTCAAGCTCTCcgcagcgcgcgcacacacgcgcacacacactcacacacacacacacacacacacacacacacacacacacacacacacacacacgcacacacacacacacacacgcacacatacacacacacacacacacacatacacacacacacatacacacacacacacacacacacacacacacacacacacacacagtgtctctgacatacacacgcgcgcgcacacacacacacacacacacacacacacacacacagtgtctctgaaacacacacgcgcacacacacacacacacacacacgcacatacacacaggcacacaatgtCAAGGCAAAGTCAAAaaagacatatactgtactctgCAACCAACTGTGTATGCGTAtgattgtgtacgtgtgtgtttgtgtgtgcgagtttgtgcatgtttgcattaggtgtgtgcatgcgtgtgggtgtgtgggtgtttgtctgtatgtgtgtgtgtgaacattttTATGTGAATATGCAGTGTCTTTGCCGATGTGGTGTGAGATTGCGTACGCGAGTGAGTGGGTATGTGatgtgtatgcgcacacacaagcgtgtggtgtgtgtgagagtgtctgtgtgtgtgtgtgtttgtgtgtgtgagagagagagtgtgtgtgtgtgtgtgtgtgagtgtgtgagtgagtaagcgTGAGaggcctcatctctctctgtgtgggtgttgtCGTCAGGGCGAGGGGCTGTCAGgactgtgtgtgggtttgtggtTGAGATGTTTGTAActggaggaagatggagagcatGCTCAGAGagaacacttcacacacacacacacacacacacacacacacacggacattgCATGCTGTACAGAGTCCAGATCAAACTAGGTAGGCAACAGCAGTGCTGATAATCCAACACTGAGACAGGCCTCTCCCAATTGATACTGAAACACATTATTGTaagaagtgtgtctgtgtgtgtgtgtgtgtgtgtgtgtgtgtgtgtgtgtgtgtgtgtgtgtgtgtgtgtgtgcatgtatatactgtatttgtgtgcacaTCAGTGTTAGCAGTgcagaaatggtgtgtgtgaatatgacatgtgagatgtgtgcgtgtgtgtgtgtgtgtgtgtgtgtgtgtgtgcctttgcatGTGTTTATATCTGTGTGCGCATCAGTGTGAGCAGTGGAGagatgatgtgtctgtgtgtgtgtgtgtgtgtgtgtgtgtgtctttacacgGTTGCATGGGGGAGTGTAGGGGGATGCCGTGTTGGTTGCACACGTGTCTGTTTTAGAGTATGCGGTATGGACAATGTTCAGGGCGAGCATGAGGGTCTATGTATAAAGATGGGGTGAAGCatggtgtgtgggagagggggcCTGAAACATGAAGGTCTGTGTCTtcgcgtgagagtgtgtgtgtgtgtgtgtgtgtctctgtgtgtgtgcgtacgtgcgtgtgggtgagtgggtgggtatgcgtgggtgggtgagtgggtggtgtTGTATGGTGATTGTGTATGTATAGGGTATGTGTGTTGCAGGATTGGGTGGAGACGTGAGaattgctctctctgtgtgtgattgtgtgtgtgtgtgtctgtgtatgtctgtgtgtgtgtgtgtgtgtgtgtgtttgcctgcgtgtgggcgtgtgcatgtgtgtgtgtgtgtgtgtgtgtgtgtgtgtgtgtgtgtgtgtgtgtgtgtgtgtgtgtgtgtgttgggggagggggtttACTCCTGGTCCTTTGGACATCATCCAGAAGAACCCAGAAGAGGTatctgtgtgggcgtgtgtgtgtgtgtgtgtgtgtgtgtgtgtgtgtgtgtgtgtgtgtttgtctgtgtctgtgtgtgcatgagtgtgtgtgtgtgtgtgtgtgtgtgtaaccagagGTATCTGTGTGGGCGTTGTGTAAATGGAGAATATCTGCTTCCTTGGGAACAGGACTGGCGTCCTaagtcccctctctctttctgcacaaAGGGAGATTCTACGTCGTGAGAAATAGCCGTCTCTCGGCAACAGCACCTTACGAAAGACATGAACTATTAAGAGAACGCTTCTAAAAACAATCATCTCATAAAGGCCATAATTTTGCAGGGTTATGTccttttgtttatttcattgaacacaaagATCGTGAATCACAGGGAGTGACTCACAAAGCCGTGAGCATTTGGGGAAAGGATTATGGGATTCACGGGAATCTATGTGCGGAGAGTAAACCTCCCTAGGAGGCTATTTCCTCTGCTAGAGTCATGCTGATGACAGAGGCCGTTAATTAAATGCTCTGTGTGATATCACATGAATCTGATGCATATCGCATACAACGGCTCTGTACCATACACGACCTGTACAATAACTTACACACTTTTTGAAAAAAGGTGCTACGCATATAGAACCtgaaatggttctattgcatgcttcccacccctaaatggttctttaaactcACAAAAGGAACCCCTAAAGATTCTacaaagcctgcatggttctatatagcactcTAATAACCTTTTTCTCTTACCCAACAGCTCTAAGTATACAAGGGCGTGCAATTACTCAGTGTATGATGTACGTACAAGGGCCTATGCAATAACTCTAACTAAGTGTATGACTCAGAGGTTTGACGTGCTGTTGCTGTGATCTTGATAAGGAGTGGAGTAGAAGCTGAACTCACTCactgacagatagacagaaatCATTTAGCTACCAGGAGTCTGTCAGGACGTCGACAAGCACGTAAAAGCAGAGGAGTGCTGGAGCTCTGGAAGCGTTTCGCTTCAGGCAGGCAGACGCTGTGGCCTTACAGGAACTGGGTGTTGCGTCACCAGTGAGAGTGCACCCGGTGTCTTCGCTCGGATCCTCATGTATCGGTTGCTTGAGTTCAAGTATGTGGCAGAGGGGGGATGTTGGCActgtggtgggggctgggggttAATGTTGGGGtacggaggaggagggggttgggggtgatgTTCTTTGGGAGGAGGAAAGGGGCAAACAAAGAGGAAAGTGAGGGTGCTGTGGgtggtgggagggtgtgtgtgggtggtggtggtgggggtaggggtaggCGGGGGGTAGGATGGGGGGatgaagaagacaaaaaaagagaggagagcgcCTCTCTTCCCAGGGCTGTTGGCAGTGGCTGGCCTAATTCCCCAAAATAGCTGCAGATGCTGAGGCAGATTAGGAGATTTCCAAACAGCTCTTTGCTGGTGGGTGCTCGCTCAGCGGGGAGTGgttgagagaggagggaggaggcggGAGGCGGGAggaggtggcagcagcagcaaaggaggaggaggtggaggaggaggaggagcgatatcttgtgcaggtttttttttttttttttttacaccctTGAGAAGAGACGACTTTTTATTCTGATACCATAAGTGCCTATGCTTTTAAAACCAACAGTTTCAGGTGTTAGGAAGGATAACACGATATAAAAACGTAGCCTACGGCGGCCCTTCAAAGCAGATATTAGCCTATTTTAGAGCGAGTTAGAGTCTCCGATATGGAAAAGAGACCGCACACAGAGAGGCTGAAAGGTGGAAGGGTTAGCTATGTGTGGGCCTTAGGGCTCACTTGTTGCCTTTTAATGAACGCTCATTACAAGATCAGTCAAAGGCTGCATGTAGAGCACTCCGTTCTTTCTGACACTGTGTACATAATTACAGAGAAATATATCATCAGGCAAGATGAACTAGGGTCAGAAGGTGCAAAAGGAGCACTTGTTGATGCTATAGAAACGCTTTTAAAAGGGCAATGCTACCGCACAGCGTGGCTCGAACCCCTGGTGATGGGCGCCCGGGTGCTGTACGCTCCGGTAGCGATTGGTATTCCATGCAGCAGTCGCCCACGCGCTGGTTGCCGCCCACGCCAGGATTTGCGTCACACTTGAAGCGTGGGAGTGCGAGAGCGATGTAGAGACAGCGGAATATCCCAGCTCAGGCagaagaggtggagggggcaggcaggcaggcagcagacAGCATTGGTTGTGTCGGTCACGgctaccttcacacacacacacactcactcactcaagtcacacacacacacacgcgcgcgcaatTTACAGTGAGCAGAAGTCAAGGGAAAGAAGTGGAAGAGCGCGCGTGTGCAGAGGGAAGCGACTACCCGGACGGCGACTGCAACCGTCCACTTGAGAATCTTGACAGGTTAGCGACAATCTTTCTACTTTCTGCTTTTTTGAATCAATGCAACAATAACttttacaagaaaaaaaaatacgaaTCGGCGTTTGTAATGATGAAACCATCCGAGACTCCTGTAGTCAATATTTGCACTATGTTCATCCTTGCATGAATCAACTATCGCTTTCAACAAGCGTATGTAGCCTTTCGGATAGCCTACTTCGCGTTCAGAGCACTAGGCTGTACTTGCTGTAGCCTACCGACTGAAAAGCGGGACACAGTGTGCACTACGTGTGTGGGAGAAACCTCGGTCCAGCTCCAGGAAAGGTTCTGGTGGGCGTTCCCCAGAAGCTGCGATAGCCATCCAGTCTTTCAGCCGTATTGCATTGTAGTGTCTTCCACGCAGCGTAGGCTCAGAGACTGCAAGAAATATGATCGCAGTAATGTAAATACTAGTTTCCCTATTTGGACAGAAGAAAAAGCTGTTTTCAGGGATGGGGTAAATGTTTGTTCTCAAGTCAGAGAAAGTATTTACAGGAAAAAATGGGAAGTGTTGGTCCAGTGGTATCTAAAAATACacgccacaaacaaacaatcccaTCTGTATGCCAGCCTTACTGTGCTGCCTTTCTGAAGCCCATCAAGacttaatacatactgtatgtcataataaaacatatattttctgCATTCGTTTGTTCATGTTTACTTCACTGTCAACCTGACACTTGGTAAAGAATAGTTACAGCAGATGGACTTTACAACCTTGTCAACCTCACatagatttatttttatttctctctaaaTATTTACACATAAAGAATTAATTGGTAGTTGAAGTAAATTGTTATGTGAAGTGTTACAAATAATGTGGAGTGTTACAAATAATAACAAAGCACATTTTGTTATTACAATATTATTGCCAGGGATTTTTTTGGTCATCGTTTTATGCTTAATGGCAATAGATCAACAGGCAATAGGCACAGACTGGAGTGGACACAACCCTTTCCTCTTGCCGTCCCTCGGTCTCACGGTCTTCGACCGGCCGCGGTGTAGCAACACgcctcccagtgtgtgtgtgcagtccagcTTAGTAGGTGGAAGGTGTAGAGCCCAGAGCCCCAcctaccgtacacacacacacacatgctggcaaGAAGAACCATTAGGAATGCTGCTCTTCCAGATGCCTGCTATGGGAGCAAGATACTCCTctacctttctttctttaactctctctcgctgtctgtctgtctgtctgtcgctctGCATTTCCTTGAGATGTTTTGACACTGAGTTTGACAGGcagttgatttgtgtttgtttacacgCTCTTATGAATCTACTACCGGTCTCAATGAAGCAAAAAGAAAACTATCATCCACAAAGTTTACAAATTAAAATTgaatatctttctccctctttctctctttctctttctctctctctctctctctctctctctctctctctcacacactctctcgctctttccttCTCCTATTTCTCTCCTCAGATATACCCAACCaccacacaaagagacacatacagacacacacacacacaccctctctgtgtTGCGAGATGTCTGCAGCCCTGCTGAGGACCCTAGGCGAGCTCCAGCTCTACCGCATCCTGCAGCGGGCCAACCTGCTGGCCTACTACGACGCCTTCATCCAGCAGGGCGGCGACGACGTGCAGCAGCTGTGCGAGGCCGGCGAGGACGAGTTCCTGGAGATCATGGCGCTGGTGGGCATGGCCAGCAAGCCGCTGCACGTGCGCCGCCTGCAGAAGGCGCTGCGCGACTGGGTGACCAACCCGACGCTCTTCAACCAGCCGCTGGCGTCCCTGCCCGTGTGCAGCATCCCCGTCTACAAGATGCCCGAGGGCGGCGCCCGCAGCCCGCACAGCCCGAGGAGTCCGCTCCTGGGCAACGGGAACGGAGGCGGTGGGAGCGGCGGAGGTCGGGACGGGCACACGCTCCGCGTGCCCAAAGCGTTGCTGGGCAACGCCTGCCTGGACGGCAGCCGAGAGGGCACCCCGGTGCCGGGGTCGCCCCTGCAGAGCAGCGCGGGCGGCGGCGCCGAGAGCGGGCGCTACTGGCTGGGCGGCAGCCACGCCAACGACAGCGAGCCCAGCCTGTCGCCGTGCGAGGCCACGTCGCCCTGCTCGCCGCGCGACGCCCTCGAGGCGCTGGACGCCGCCGCCGTGCAGTCGGTGACGGAGTGCGTGGACAGGATCGCCCAGGAGCTGCCCCGCAGCGACCCCGCCGAGGTCCGGGAGCAGGTCAGGGGCAACAAGAAGCTGGCCAAGATGATCGGGCACATCTTCGAGATGGGCGACGACGACCCGCACCGCGAGGAGGAGGTCCGCAAATACAGCGCCATCTACGGGCGCTTCGACTCCAAGAGACGGGACGGGAAACATCTCACTCTGCACGAGGTAGCTTTCAGCTCATTAGGGACCCCACCCAACACTGGCTGGTATTTTAAATGTCTACACCAGCTTTGCACATGATTAAGATTAAAAAAAGTCTTGTAACTTGCGCTGGCATGTCAGTTACATCTCTGACCACAAAGAATGCCTATTGTGCAGTATACTTTTGTGCTGACTTCCTTGcaaatacattttatatatattttttttagatCAGTATTAATCACACTGGGGAGGTTAAATAATAGCCATAAATGTTTATACTTTGTCATATTATTAATCATTTTGAATTACTATTAGTAATTTGTTACTGTGAAAATACAGATTTCAGCGATTAGTGTTAGTCTCAGTATAACTATATTTCTGTCAGCCACGCGCAGCAAAACAATAACTTCAAAACAACATTTCTGGAACAATTTGCGTCTGTTCATTTTCACAAATTATTCAGTGCTACCAACACCTCCATTTTAGCATCATAATTAATACTCCTTCATCCCCAGCTCACAGTAAACGAGGCCGCGGCACAGTTATGTATGAAGGACTGTTCCCTGCTGACCAGGAGGGACGAGCTGTTTGGTTTGGCACGGCAGGTGTCCCGGGAGGTCACCTACAAATACACCTACAGGACCTGCAAGTAAGACATGTCCCTTCAGTCTGCCTGGGAACAACCCTTTTATATGTTTCTGAATGGTCATATATTTAATGCCATGTTGCAGTAATGAAAATGTGTATCTGTTCCAAAAGAGTGATTATTTGTATTATGAGTTCCTTCGGATAATAATGCATGTTATAtgattacagtacatgtaaatgtatagCAACAGATTAATTCAATACCAtctaattgaattgaatgaacTTTTCATTAGGAGTCTTTTGTTTGGATTTGATATTAGTGTTGTCATTTAGTGCACTAATGTACTATATCTCACTACTAATGTCGTTCCTGCCAGTCAGTGTGAAAAGAGTCCTTCTTACCTTCAGTGTATTAAGTGTGATAATGTTCCCTTCCAGGTCTCGGTGTGGTGATGAACCCTCTCCGAAAAGAATCAAATCTGAGGTAAGCACAACTTCAGCTGCCTTGCTGTAACGACACGAGCCTAACAGCTCTTAGCACAGGTTAATCAGAATACGGCATATGGCTCACAgcctctaatacacacacacacacacacacccacacacccacacacacacacacacacacacacaaacacacacacacacacacactcacacacactcacacacacatacacgcacatacacacacacacgcacacacactcacacagatacgaTAAACCTTGATTATCTCCATAACGCACACAGTATCTGTCAGCttccaactcccccccccccccctcctttgttCAGGTTGCCTATTCCCTATGTTTCCCAGGGAGGTCTTTATTGATTTTCTGCTCAGAGTTTACGGATCCCTGTTGGTCGTCTCTGCCCACACACAATATTTGACTCATTTCGGTTCGTGTCTTATTTTCATAGAAATGCACGTTATTTGCCGAACAGCCCCTGGAGTAGCAGTCTCCAGAGAGCAATTATTGCAGTGAATCATGCTCATATGTTGCCCATGCTAAGCTACCTCGTGAGTAGCAGAGCTCTCGGGGACTGTAGCGCAAACTAATGATTAAGTGCAGGAAAAAAATAGAGAACTTGCTGTCATTACCCGCTCAGCGGAGCTTTAAGTAAGCAGAAAGTGTGAGGCAAGAGCATCGTTATCTTCAGCTAATAGCACAATATGCTGGTAGTTGCTGAGGcagaaatgaaaatgtgtttcttTATTCCCTAGGCTTATTACCCTGACTGTGGAGGTTGACCTGAACTACTGAGCTAGGCAAAAAAACCGAATGAGGCTAATAGTAGCACTTTCAACAACATGAAGTGTGTACTTAACTATCTGTGCAGAAAGTGACTTTATTTTTCAGACAGAAATAACGTGCCAGAGTTTATAATTGATAGTGTCGTCGCTTGCGCTACCCCCTCACCTtagccatctcctcctccagaaGGAAAGCCCAGAACCAACCCGCCCTCTTCATTTAGATGGTGACATCAATGTGTGGGCAGGCACCAGACTCACCCTCACCCACGGACTCAAACGTAATGAAACGCAAAGCGTGGGCCTGGGGCCCGGTCCCACGTCACAGACGCATACGCACTATTTAACTGGTGCCTCGAAGAGAACATATATAGGCGTGTGGTGGGAGGGGAGATATTacgtgtgcactgtgcaggacCAGAGGTTTGGCTTTGTGGTGGACTTTCTCCATTGGTCTGGTCAAGGCCATCGTGTGACGAGCCCCGTGAGAATTTAGCAGAGGAAGCAAGCAAGCACTGTATCTACAGTGGCATGATTGAACTAGTTTGATTTTTTATATTGACAGCATTTTCATATTTGATTAATTAATCATTAATATGAAtcattattacaattattattatctatAACTGTGTTTATTCATCATTAACTTCATCTTGTATAAGGCTGTAGTCACTGTAAAAGTATGATTGTGT
Encoded proteins:
- the LOC134071558 gene encoding NGFI-A-binding protein 1-like, which produces MSAALLRTLGELQLYRILQRANLLAYYDAFIQQGGDDVQQLCEAGEDEFLEIMALVGMASKPLHVRRLQKALRDWVTNPTLFNQPLASLPVCSIPVYKMPEGGARSPHSPRSPLLGNGNGGGGSGGGRDGHTLRVPKALLGNACLDGSREGTPVPGSPLQSSAGGGAESGRYWLGGSHANDSEPSLSPCEATSPCSPRDALEALDAAAVQSVTECVDRIAQELPRSDPAEVREQVRGNKKLAKMIGHIFEMGDDDPHREEEVRKYSAIYGRFDSKRRDGKHLTLHELTVNEAAAQLCMKDCSLLTRRDELFGLARQVSREVTYKYTYRTCKSRCGDEPSPKRIKSEEGYFDLQEALQAIYMRQETLREQLACAKTKGEEVLIRNLQMQLERLLGRQMEILRDAAAQDRLQALDWKIPAVALKHLTARQRANTVSPDNCREQPGDRPLNLRVSNPGEGDIPLGRQLANELKRHHNHISEETRKQGAENGHQKFSLLEKTVIKSEPEDSR